The Tripterygium wilfordii isolate XIE 37 chromosome 17, ASM1340144v1, whole genome shotgun sequence genome has a window encoding:
- the LOC119983152 gene encoding uncharacterized protein LOC119983152, which translates to MEGESSSSSKKRKIIHQDHDDNSNIDDEEKMEKFFALIKSIRDARHCLTNSSDDAADGGDDGKKREAVWKPSFQREDFMDEAAREFKDDPPVSLAAAEGVVDDVAQQLKDDPPVTLAAGHVAGNIDERQKEETSKEVIDLSLSL; encoded by the coding sequence ATGGAAGGAGAGAGCTCAAGCAGCAGCAAGAAGAGGAAGATAATCCACCAAGATCATGATGATAATAGTAATATTGATGATGAAGAGAAGATGGAGAAGTTCTTCGCTCTCATCAAAAGCATTCGCGACGCCCGCCATTGTTTAACGAACAGTTCTGATGACGCTGCGGACGGCGGTGATGatggaaagaagagagaagccGTTTGGAAGCCTTCGTTTCAACGTGAAGATTTTATGGACGAGGCAGCCCGAGAGTTCAAAGACGATCCTCCTGTGTCTTTAGCAGCGGCTGAAGGCGTTGTGGACGACGTGGCGCAACAGTTAAAAGACGACCCTCCTGTGACTTTAGCAGCGGGTCATGTAGCAGGAAATATTGATGAGAgacagaaagaagaaactaGCAAGGAAGTCATAGACCTGAGCCTCTCACTTTAG
- the LOC119982877 gene encoding uncharacterized protein LOC119982877 encodes MEGESSSSSKKRKIIHQDRHDSNNIDDEEKMEKFFALIKSIRDARHRLTNGPDASADDAADGGDDGKKRKVVWKPSFQREDFMDEAARELKDDPRPTVTLAAGQGFVDEEKQLKEDLPVTLAAGHIARNIDERQEEESCKEAIDLRLSL; translated from the coding sequence ATGGAGGGAGAGAGCTCAAGCAGCAGCAAGAAGAGGAAAATAATCCACCAAGATCGTCATGATAGTAATAATATTGACGATGAAGAGAAGATGGAGAAGTTCTTCGCTCTCATCAAAAGCATTCGCGACGCCCGTCATCGTTTAACGAACGGTCCTGATGCATCGGCAGACGACGCCGCTGACGGCGGTGATGATGGGAAGAAGAGAAAAGTCGTTTGGAAGCCTTCGTTTCAACGTGAAGATTTTATGGACGAGGCAGCACGAGAGTTAAAAGACGACCCTCGTCCTACCGTGACTTTAGCAGCGGGTCAAGGTTTTGTGGACGAGGAAAAACAGTTAAAAGAAGACCTTCCCGTGACTTTAGCAGCGGGTCATATAGCAAGAAATATTGATGAGAGACAGGAAGAAGAAAGCTGCAAGGAAGCCATAGACCTGAGACTCTCACTTTAG